A part of Gramella sp. MAR_2010_147 genomic DNA contains:
- a CDS encoding pyridoxine 5'-phosphate synthase — protein MTKLSVNINKIATLRNARGGDVPNVIEAAKNIEAFGAEGITVHPRPDERHIRYADARELKPILTTEFNIEGKPIQQFIDLVLEVKPAQVTLVPDAEDAITSNAGWDTIKYKDYLREVISEFKNNGIRTSIFVDPDKNIIEGAAKTGTDRIELYTESFAVEYANGNENAAQSYTDCAKLAHTLGLGINAGHDLSLKNIKFFKENVPHLAEVSIGHALISEALYLGLEKTIQQYLNLLK, from the coding sequence ATGACGAAATTAAGCGTAAATATAAATAAGATCGCAACTTTAAGAAATGCGCGTGGTGGGGATGTTCCCAATGTGATTGAAGCCGCTAAAAATATTGAGGCTTTTGGAGCTGAAGGGATCACGGTGCATCCACGACCAGATGAAAGACATATACGATATGCAGATGCGCGTGAGTTAAAACCAATACTTACAACAGAATTTAATATTGAAGGAAAACCTATTCAGCAATTTATAGATCTGGTGTTAGAAGTTAAGCCCGCTCAGGTTACGCTGGTTCCGGATGCTGAAGATGCCATCACCTCCAATGCGGGTTGGGATACCATAAAATATAAGGATTATTTAAGAGAGGTAATTTCTGAGTTTAAGAACAACGGAATAAGAACATCTATCTTTGTAGATCCAGATAAGAATATCATCGAGGGAGCGGCTAAAACCGGTACCGATAGGATCGAACTATATACTGAAAGTTTTGCGGTAGAATACGCAAATGGAAATGAAAATGCCGCGCAATCCTATACTGATTGTGCTAAGCTCGCTCATACACTTGGGCTGGGAATTAATGCAGGACATGACCTTTCATTGAAAAATATCAAATTCTTTAAAGAAAATGTGCCTCATCTCGCTGAGGTTTCCATAGGGCATGCTCTGATTTCGGAAGCGCTTTATCTTGGTCTGGAGAAAACGATTCAACAATATTTAAACCTGTTAAAATAA
- the bamA gene encoding outer membrane protein assembly factor BamA translates to MTKKIFTLFALFFIFSIAAKAQDLPLGDSKKYTIGDIKVTGTTTYNEKTVIAYTGLKEGEEIFIPGEKLRDVINKLWKLDLFSDINFYITNVEGNVADLELEIKEVPVLNQVKFSGIKKKSDREDLVDENDLKPGVKVTENLITTTQNYIQNKYKKEGYFNTQVDIRTSEVVDTTNSNKVNMVVDIEQGDRVKISDIEFLGNEKLSDAKLKRNMKNTKQKNLIRFWKRSKFVRADYQEDKASIIDKYKALGYRDARITSDTLIKIDEEDIALKLELEEGNQYYIGNIDYLGNAAYTDEQLGRVLGLKKGDIYNGVLIDERIQGREPNKTSVANLYQNNGYLFSNIDLVETNVYNDTIDFEVRIVEGKEAYFDEIRVTGNDKTKDHVIYREMRTKPGQKYSQEAVVATVRELGALGFFDAEQLNPEFVEPDPREGTLSLEYQVVEAGASQIELQGGYGGGGFIGTLGLSFNNFSIQGLFDKDAYDPIPMGDGQTLSLRAQASTFYQTYSLSFREPWLGGKRPVSLSTSFSYTRQFLYDYINREADRSRSFDILGVSIGLAKRLKAPDQYATISNVVGFQRYDLNNYNTGLFTFGNGHSNNLYYQLGITRDNTRVNPIFPTGGSKFAFTAKLTPPYSLWNGVDYGNLENLDEFQLRDDNGNLIDELGNRVTPENSVADQQKVDQKKYNWLEFYKIKLNGDWYETLASFGPSSNLVLRTHAEFGFLGAYNNERGVPPFERFYLGGDGLGAYSLDGRETIQLRGYPNQSVVPIDRPVNERDDGAVIYNKYSLELRFPITLKPAASIYALSFLEAGATYDNFRDYNPFQLNRSAGVGLRIFMPTFGLLGIDFGYGFDEVVGQPGPNGWETHFIIGQQF, encoded by the coding sequence ATGACGAAGAAGATATTTACACTTTTTGCATTATTTTTCATATTCAGCATAGCTGCCAAAGCACAGGACCTACCCCTTGGAGATTCAAAAAAATATACCATTGGAGATATTAAGGTTACCGGTACTACTACCTATAATGAAAAAACGGTAATAGCATACACAGGTTTAAAAGAAGGAGAAGAAATATTTATTCCAGGTGAAAAATTACGTGATGTAATTAATAAACTATGGAAGCTTGATCTATTTAGCGACATTAATTTCTATATCACCAATGTGGAAGGCAATGTTGCAGATCTTGAACTTGAGATCAAGGAAGTACCTGTTTTAAACCAGGTTAAATTCAGTGGGATCAAGAAAAAAAGCGACAGGGAAGATCTTGTTGACGAAAACGATCTTAAACCTGGAGTAAAAGTAACAGAAAACCTTATTACCACTACTCAAAATTATATTCAGAATAAATATAAAAAAGAGGGTTATTTCAACACCCAAGTAGATATTAGAACCTCTGAAGTAGTAGACACGACCAACAGCAATAAGGTAAATATGGTGGTGGATATAGAGCAGGGTGATCGCGTTAAAATTTCAGATATAGAATTTCTGGGGAACGAAAAACTTTCTGATGCCAAGTTAAAACGTAACATGAAGAACACGAAGCAAAAGAATCTTATCAGGTTCTGGAAGCGTTCTAAATTTGTAAGAGCCGATTATCAGGAAGATAAAGCTTCGATAATTGATAAGTATAAAGCACTTGGATATAGAGACGCAAGGATCACTTCAGATACACTAATAAAGATAGATGAGGAAGATATCGCGTTAAAATTAGAACTGGAAGAAGGAAACCAGTATTATATTGGAAATATAGATTACCTTGGTAATGCAGCCTATACCGATGAACAGCTTGGAAGAGTGCTTGGACTCAAAAAAGGTGACATCTATAATGGAGTACTTATTGATGAGAGAATTCAGGGCAGAGAACCTAACAAAACATCTGTAGCCAACCTTTATCAAAACAATGGATATCTTTTCTCTAATATCGATCTTGTTGAAACCAACGTATATAATGACACGATAGATTTTGAGGTAAGAATTGTAGAAGGAAAAGAGGCATATTTCGATGAAATAAGAGTAACCGGGAATGACAAGACCAAAGATCACGTGATCTACCGTGAAATGCGAACCAAACCGGGGCAAAAATACAGTCAGGAAGCTGTGGTAGCTACCGTACGTGAATTAGGTGCGCTAGGCTTCTTTGATGCTGAGCAATTAAATCCTGAATTTGTAGAACCAGATCCAAGAGAAGGAACTTTAAGCCTGGAGTATCAGGTTGTTGAAGCTGGAGCCAGCCAGATTGAACTTCAGGGAGGTTATGGTGGCGGAGGTTTCATTGGAACCCTGGGACTATCGTTTAACAACTTCTCTATACAGGGACTTTTTGATAAGGACGCATACGATCCTATTCCAATGGGAGACGGGCAAACCCTATCTTTAAGAGCACAGGCAAGTACTTTTTATCAAACCTACAGCCTTTCCTTTAGAGAGCCATGGTTAGGGGGTAAAAGACCGGTAAGTTTATCTACATCTTTTAGCTACACAAGGCAGTTTTTATATGATTATATAAATAGAGAAGCCGATAGATCCAGAAGCTTTGATATTCTTGGGGTGAGCATAGGACTTGCAAAAAGATTAAAAGCTCCAGATCAATACGCCACTATTTCTAATGTAGTTGGTTTCCAGAGATACGATCTAAACAATTACAATACCGGATTATTTACTTTTGGTAACGGACATTCAAATAATCTTTATTACCAGCTAGGAATCACCAGAGACAATACCAGGGTAAATCCAATTTTCCCTACCGGAGGTTCTAAATTTGCCTTTACAGCAAAATTAACCCCTCCCTACTCTCTATGGAATGGAGTTGATTATGGAAACCTGGAAAATCTGGATGAATTTCAGTTAAGAGACGATAATGGTAATTTAATCGATGAACTTGGAAATAGAGTTACTCCGGAAAATTCTGTAGCCGACCAGCAAAAAGTAGATCAAAAGAAATACAACTGGCTGGAATTCTATAAGATTAAGTTAAACGGTGACTGGTATGAAACCCTGGCTAGCTTTGGACCAAGTAGCAACCTGGTACTAAGAACGCATGCAGAATTTGGTTTCCTGGGAGCCTATAATAATGAAAGAGGTGTGCCTCCATTTGAACGTTTTTATCTTGGAGGTGATGGACTTGGTGCCTATAGCCTGGACGGTAGAGAGACCATTCAGCTAAGAGGTTACCCAAACCAATCTGTAGTTCCAATAGACAGGCCTGTAAATGAAAGAGATGATGGAGCGGTGATCTATAATAAATATTCTTTAGAACTGCGTTTCCCAATCACTCTTAAACCGGCAGCATCTATTTATGCTCTTTCATTTTTAGAGGCAGGAGCCACTTATGACAATTTTAGAGACTATAATCCGTTTCAGTTAAATAGATCTGCAGGTGTTGGTCTTAGAATTTTTATGCCAACCTTCGGATTATTAGGTATTGACTTTGGATATGGTTTTGACGAAGTTGTTGGTCAACCAGGTCCTAATGGATGGGAAACACACTTTATCATAGGCCAACAATTTTAA
- a CDS encoding phage holin family protein, whose amino-acid sequence MNFILRLLLTALAVVILAKLLPGVSVDGYLTAIIVAIVLALLNFIVKPILVLLTLPVTVLTLGLFLLVINAIIIFLADGFVSGFDVDGWFIAIIFSLLLSLIQSILFSILKSD is encoded by the coding sequence ATGAATTTTATACTTAGATTGTTGCTAACTGCACTCGCAGTAGTGATCCTGGCCAAGCTTCTTCCAGGGGTAAGCGTAGATGGCTATTTAACCGCCATAATTGTGGCGATCGTTCTGGCTCTTTTAAACTTTATAGTAAAACCGATATTGGTGCTTTTAACGCTCCCTGTTACGGTTCTTACCTTAGGGCTATTCTTGTTGGTAATTAATGCTATCATTATTTTCCTGGCTGATGGTTTTGTAAGCGGGTTTGATGTAGATGGCTGGTTTATTGCCATTATTTTTAGTTTATTACTGTCGCTGATA
- a CDS encoding isoprenyl transferase, with protein MNYKDNLNLDKLPKHIAIIMDGNGRWAKQKGFLRASGHKEGTKAVRDVVEGCAEIGVKNLTLYAFSTENWNRPKLEVDTLMKLLVSSLKKEIKTLKDNNIKLNCIGNISSLPKKARNELLDVIEKTSGNTQMTLTLALSYGSREEITNCIKQIATKVKSEELSEDAIDESVINEHLYTQNLPDVDLLIRTSGEQRISNFLLWQIAYAELYFTKILWPDYRREDLFEAIYNYQNRERRFGKTSEQLS; from the coding sequence ATGAATTATAAAGACAATTTAAACCTTGATAAATTACCCAAACACATAGCCATTATTATGGATGGTAATGGGCGTTGGGCTAAGCAAAAAGGTTTCCTTAGGGCTTCCGGTCATAAAGAAGGCACAAAAGCTGTAAGGGATGTTGTTGAAGGTTGTGCTGAAATTGGAGTGAAAAATCTTACACTCTATGCCTTTTCTACAGAGAACTGGAACAGACCAAAATTAGAGGTTGATACTTTGATGAAGCTCCTGGTTTCTTCCCTGAAGAAAGAGATCAAGACTCTTAAAGATAACAACATAAAACTCAATTGCATAGGTAACATCTCCAGCCTCCCGAAGAAAGCCAGAAACGAATTGCTTGATGTAATTGAAAAAACATCAGGCAACACACAAATGACTTTAACCCTTGCTTTAAGTTATGGAAGCCGTGAAGAAATAACCAATTGTATTAAGCAAATTGCAACGAAGGTTAAAAGTGAAGAATTATCTGAAGATGCTATTGATGAATCGGTTATAAATGAGCATCTTTACACCCAAAATTTACCAGATGTGGATCTTTTAATTCGCACCAGTGGTGAACAGCGTATAAGCAACTTCCTTTTATGGCAGATTGCTTATGCCGAATTGTATTTTACGAAAATCTTATGGCCAGATTACCGAAGGGAAGATCTTTTTGAAGCCATATACAACTATCAAAATAGAGAACGAAGATTTGGAAAAACAAGTGAGCAACTCAGTTAG
- a CDS encoding DUF6089 family protein, which translates to MRHLIAFVLMAFLTTSSHSQQIEVGAFAGGANFIGDVGKTNYILPNTPVGGLIAKWNRSPRHALRLSLLYAKIAADDEKSADTRRQQRGYSFENTIAEASLGLEFNFFEFDLTNPLPQSTPYLYTGITYFRADHIYLENGRANNLVNQNGANWEFAIPMVMGYKEAVTEHIIGAIEIGARYTLTDNLDGSWPEEYLGRREPAAEFGNRNTNDWYVFTGITFTFTFGRKPCYCF; encoded by the coding sequence ATGAGGCACCTAATTGCTTTTGTATTAATGGCATTTTTAACAACCAGTTCACATTCTCAACAAATTGAGGTTGGAGCTTTTGCCGGCGGTGCAAATTTCATTGGAGATGTTGGAAAAACCAACTATATCCTGCCAAACACACCAGTTGGAGGTTTAATTGCAAAATGGAATAGAAGTCCCCGACATGCATTGAGGCTTAGTTTGCTATATGCTAAAATTGCAGCAGATGATGAAAAATCTGCTGATACCAGAAGACAGCAACGTGGCTATTCTTTTGAAAATACCATTGCTGAGGCTTCTTTGGGATTAGAATTTAATTTTTTTGAATTTGATCTTACCAATCCGTTGCCCCAAAGCACCCCATATTTATATACGGGTATCACCTATTTCAGGGCAGATCATATTTATCTTGAAAATGGCAGGGCAAACAATCTGGTAAATCAAAATGGGGCAAACTGGGAGTTTGCGATCCCGATGGTAATGGGTTATAAAGAAGCTGTAACAGAGCATATTATTGGTGCTATTGAAATTGGCGCCAGGTATACCCTCACAGATAATTTAGACGGAAGCTGGCCTGAGGAGTACCTTGGAAGAAGAGAGCCAGCTGCCGAATTTGGAAATAGAAATACAAACGACTGGTATGTTTTTACCGGTATAACATTCACTTTTACTTTTGGGCGAAAGCCATGTTATTGCTTTTAG
- a CDS encoding alpha/beta fold hydrolase, which translates to MKLHSLILGEGEPLIILHGFLGMSDNWKTLGKKFAEEGFQVHLIDQRNHGKSPHSEEFSYELMANDVVEYCNDHDLGEVVLLGHSMGGKTAMLLACENQDMVKKLIVVDIAPKYYAPHHQQILKGLTALDEANLTSRGEAEDFLEDYIPETGVRLFLLKNLYWKTKEKLSLRINLDVLKANIEQVGRALPQEAVYEGPVLFINGELSNYITKEEEPLIRQHFPEAKIETIAKSGHWVHAENMKDFYEAVIRFV; encoded by the coding sequence ATGAAATTACATTCATTAATATTAGGAGAAGGTGAACCTTTAATAATCCTCCATGGGTTTCTGGGAATGAGTGATAACTGGAAAACCCTGGGGAAGAAATTTGCAGAAGAAGGTTTTCAGGTTCATTTAATAGATCAGAGAAATCATGGAAAAAGTCCACATAGTGAGGAGTTTTCTTACGAGTTGATGGCAAACGATGTTGTTGAATATTGCAATGATCACGATTTAGGAGAGGTGGTGCTTCTAGGGCATTCTATGGGTGGAAAAACAGCCATGTTGTTGGCTTGTGAAAATCAGGATATGGTAAAGAAACTCATTGTGGTAGATATTGCACCTAAATATTATGCTCCTCATCATCAACAAATATTGAAAGGTCTTACGGCACTTGATGAGGCAAATCTAACTTCCAGGGGAGAAGCTGAAGATTTTCTTGAAGATTATATTCCAGAAACCGGTGTAAGGCTGTTTCTTTTGAAAAATCTTTACTGGAAAACAAAAGAAAAACTTTCATTAAGGATAAACCTGGATGTTCTAAAGGCAAATATAGAACAGGTTGGGAGAGCACTTCCGCAGGAGGCTGTTTATGAAGGTCCTGTTTTGTTTATAAATGGAGAACTTTCAAATTATATCACAAAAGAAGAAGAACCTTTGATCCGGCAACATTTCCCTGAAGCTAAAATTGAAACCATCGCGAAATCCGGGCATTGGGTACATGCTGAAAATATGAAGGACTTCTATGAAGCTGTAATTCGATTTGTTTAA
- a CDS encoding acetoin utilization protein acuB, whose product MSLKEYILNDVEIINLSEKVGEVQKFFNQLTFTHLPVENDGVYIGCISENDVRCFENGKTLEDYRYALEGFYVTESNYWLDSLEAFAQNNSNILPVLDDDNLYVGYVELNEMISLFKETPFLHEPGNILVIEKAFKDYTFGEVSQIVESNNAHLLGAFVSKIENDMAEITLKITPSGMNEIIQAFRRYGYIIISEHQEDTFNKNLKDRSKYLDKYLNI is encoded by the coding sequence ATGAGTTTGAAAGAGTATATATTGAATGATGTAGAGATTATTAATCTTTCTGAAAAAGTTGGGGAAGTCCAAAAATTTTTCAATCAATTAACCTTTACGCATCTGCCCGTGGAAAACGACGGAGTTTATATTGGATGTATTTCAGAAAACGATGTGCGATGTTTTGAAAATGGCAAAACACTGGAAGATTATAGATATGCCCTTGAGGGATTTTATGTAACCGAAAGTAATTACTGGCTGGATAGCCTGGAGGCTTTTGCCCAGAACAATTCTAATATTCTTCCGGTTCTGGATGACGATAATTTATATGTGGGATATGTTGAATTAAACGAGATGATATCCCTTTTTAAGGAAACCCCTTTTTTACACGAACCAGGAAATATTCTGGTTATAGAAAAAGCCTTTAAAGATTATACTTTTGGAGAAGTTAGCCAGATTGTAGAATCTAATAACGCACATCTTTTAGGCGCTTTTGTATCGAAGATTGAAAATGATATGGCAGAGATCACCTTAAAAATAACCCCTTCTGGCATGAATGAGATCATACAGGCATTTAGGAGATATGGATATATCATCATCTCGGAACACCAGGAGGATACATTTAATAAGAACCTGAAGGATCGCTCGAAATATCTCGACAAATACCTGAATATTTAA
- a CDS encoding outer membrane protein transport protein: MKKLFLLGLFLLAGATTYAGGYRVSLQGQRGLAMGHTGVAVVNNAELAFFNPAGLVFLENKINAAVGVSAVFSDVVWQNEEFGQMARTDSPVGTPFYAYFSYKLSDKFSVGLAAYTPYGSSVEWEKDWAGSHLINDISLSAIYVQALGSYKISENLSVGGGPIYVSGSVNFNRNLTRTLTDLEGNRSNVTVDASGVSAWGWSAGAMWSPIDSLNIGVNYRSEIIVKAEDGEADFENIPNSPLTSFPDTTFDAELPLPAELTVGASYQLNDKWLFAFDYNRTFWSVYESLDVDFAAEGTPDSVNPRNYEDSSIYRFGAQYTANDMFTLRAGYYFDESPVQSGYFAPETPRNDSNNFTGGLSVNVTDNVAIDASFLYSKFKEIDESYDFYQENGQNVPFEGTYKSSAFVPGLGVTIKI, encoded by the coding sequence ATGAAAAAATTATTTTTACTTGGCCTGTTTCTTTTGGCTGGCGCTACAACGTATGCCGGTGGTTACAGGGTAAGTCTACAAGGTCAACGAGGACTGGCGATGGGGCATACAGGTGTTGCTGTAGTTAACAATGCAGAATTGGCCTTTTTTAATCCTGCTGGATTGGTGTTTCTTGAAAACAAGATCAATGCTGCTGTGGGTGTGAGTGCTGTATTCTCTGATGTGGTATGGCAAAATGAAGAATTTGGACAAATGGCAAGAACAGATAGTCCTGTGGGAACTCCCTTTTATGCTTACTTCTCTTATAAGTTAAGTGATAAATTTAGTGTGGGTCTGGCTGCGTATACGCCTTATGGAAGTTCAGTTGAATGGGAAAAAGATTGGGCAGGGTCTCATCTTATTAATGATATTTCTTTATCTGCTATTTATGTGCAGGCGTTAGGTTCGTATAAAATTAGCGAAAATCTTTCTGTAGGTGGTGGACCTATCTACGTAAGTGGTTCAGTTAACTTCAATAGAAACCTGACTAGAACACTTACAGATCTTGAGGGAAACCGTTCTAATGTTACTGTAGATGCTTCAGGAGTGAGTGCCTGGGGATGGTCGGCTGGTGCTATGTGGAGTCCTATAGATAGTTTGAATATTGGGGTGAATTATCGTTCAGAAATTATTGTAAAGGCTGAAGATGGGGAAGCAGATTTTGAAAATATTCCTAACTCTCCATTAACTTCTTTTCCTGATACAACTTTTGATGCGGAACTACCTCTTCCTGCTGAGTTAACTGTAGGTGCCTCGTATCAATTAAATGACAAATGGTTATTTGCTTTTGATTACAACCGTACATTCTGGAGTGTTTATGAATCTTTAGATGTAGATTTTGCTGCGGAAGGAACTCCAGATTCTGTGAATCCCAGAAATTATGAGGACTCTTCAATATATAGATTTGGGGCGCAGTATACCGCAAACGATATGTTTACGCTAAGAGCTGGATATTATTTTGATGAATCACCAGTACAATCAGGGTACTTCGCTCCTGAAACTCCAAGGAATGACTCGAATAATTTCACTGGAGGTCTTTCAGTAAATGTAACCGATAATGTGGCGATTGATGCTTCTTTTCTTTATAGTAAGTTCAAGGAGATCGATGAGTCTTATGATTTTTATCAGGAAAACGGACAGAATGTACCTTTTGAAGGAACTTACAAGTCCAGTGCATTTGTACCAGGTTTAGGTGTAACTATTAAAATATAA
- a CDS encoding G-D-S-L family lipolytic protein, translating to MKNYFKYIAILALGVVSCEPELENPIEDGGVYSNGEADFSNYVALGNSLTAGYADGALYITGQQNSYPNILASKFALTQETNDFTQPLVDDNTGGLLLGGTQIAENRFVLAVGANGSPAPARYTGAAPTTDITNKLAGPFNNMGVPGAKSYHLLAPGYGNVAGVPSGAANPYFARFASSDNATVLADALAQDPTFFTLWIGNNDVLSYATSGGVGVYQENNTDFTQYGPNDITDANAFSFVYNSIVSELAGGENGAEGVLINIPDVADIPFFKVVPVNPIPLDAATAGALNAQFGAYNTQILPGLAQAGVITPEEANSRKITFAEGPQNFVTLVDEDLTNVSGILQQPPFNLDPQTAGLLGQLRQTTPSDLIPLTSSSFIGTTVNDNPMLINGVSVPLGDQHVLTSTEQTLISEVTQRYNAAINSIAQQYSLAYVDANSLLGLIDSDGGLVYEGVPISSTFVSGGAFSLDGVHLTPRGYAVIANEIIKRINTTYGADVPAVDVGSYGTITLNNEVQ from the coding sequence ATGAAAAACTATTTTAAATATATAGCTATTCTTGCTTTGGGAGTTGTTTCTTGTGAGCCGGAATTAGAAAATCCAATTGAAGACGGAGGAGTTTATAGTAATGGGGAAGCAGATTTTTCTAACTATGTAGCATTGGGGAATTCCTTAACTGCCGGTTATGCTGATGGAGCTCTTTATATTACAGGGCAACAAAACTCATATCCTAATATTCTTGCAAGTAAATTTGCGCTAACCCAGGAAACAAATGACTTTACACAGCCTTTAGTAGATGATAATACGGGTGGTCTTCTTTTAGGAGGAACCCAGATTGCTGAAAACAGGTTTGTTCTTGCGGTAGGGGCAAATGGAAGTCCTGCTCCGGCAAGGTATACAGGTGCAGCTCCAACGACAGATATTACTAATAAATTGGCAGGTCCTTTTAATAATATGGGAGTTCCGGGTGCTAAATCTTATCATTTACTTGCTCCAGGTTACGGAAATGTTGCTGGTGTACCTTCAGGCGCAGCGAATCCTTATTTTGCGCGATTTGCTTCTTCAGACAATGCAACGGTACTTGCTGATGCGTTAGCTCAAGATCCAACCTTCTTTACTTTATGGATTGGTAATAATGATGTACTAAGCTATGCTACTTCTGGTGGCGTAGGGGTGTATCAGGAAAATAATACAGATTTCACTCAGTACGGGCCGAATGATATAACAGATGCTAATGCTTTTTCTTTTGTCTATAATTCTATCGTAAGCGAGTTGGCTGGAGGTGAGAATGGAGCTGAAGGAGTGTTGATCAATATCCCGGATGTAGCAGATATACCATTTTTCAAGGTAGTTCCGGTAAATCCAATTCCTCTTGATGCCGCAACTGCTGGTGCTTTAAATGCTCAGTTTGGTGCATATAATACTCAAATTTTACCTGGTCTGGCTCAGGCGGGAGTAATAACTCCGGAAGAAGCAAATAGCAGAAAGATCACTTTTGCTGAAGGCCCACAGAACTTTGTAACTCTTGTTGATGAAGATTTAACTAATGTATCTGGGATTTTACAACAGCCTCCGTTTAACCTGGATCCTCAAACCGCCGGTTTGCTGGGACAACTAAGACAGACTACTCCTTCAGATCTTATACCACTTACTTCGTCATCATTCATTGGAACTACAGTTAACGATAATCCTATGCTTATTAATGGTGTTTCTGTTCCGCTAGGTGATCAGCATGTGTTAACTTCTACTGAACAAACTTTGATTTCTGAAGTGACCCAGAGATACAATGCGGCTATAAATTCTATAGCTCAGCAATATTCACTGGCTTATGTGGATGCGAATTCCTTATTAGGTCTAATTGATTCTGATGGGGGTCTTGTTTATGAAGGAGTGCCAATTTCTTCAACTTTTGTTTCGGGAGGTGCTTTCTCATTAGATGGCGTGCACTTAACTCCTCGTGGTTATGCGGTCATTGCTAACGAGATTATTAAAAGAATTAATACCACCTATGGTGCTGATGTTCCTGCGGTGGATGTTGGAAGTTATGGTACGATTACCTTAAATAATGAAGTGCAGTAA
- a CDS encoding NAD kinase — MKIGIYGQFYHTNAAQYIGQLLELLDQKNIEVFIEEDFLKLIHSNNNIEKDYKHFSAFEELDNSFDLFFCIGGDGTILKSINYIRNLNIPIVGINTGRLGFLATIQKEQIESTLVDILEKKFSLSPRSVLTIETNPKSYDPVFSHIALNEIAVSRKNTTSMITVDTWLDDQYLTSYWADGLIISTPTGSTGYSLSCGGPVITPDADSLVITPIAPHNLNARPLVIKDHTSIKLKVSGRGKEHLVSMDSRIATLENDTEIIIKKAPYTINFVELQGDSFLNTLRKKLLWGEDKRN, encoded by the coding sequence ATGAAAATAGGCATTTACGGTCAGTTTTACCACACCAATGCAGCTCAGTATATCGGTCAGCTTCTTGAATTGCTAGACCAGAAAAACATAGAAGTATTTATTGAGGAAGACTTTCTTAAACTTATTCACAGCAACAACAACATTGAAAAAGATTACAAGCATTTTAGCGCCTTTGAGGAGCTGGATAATTCTTTTGATCTGTTTTTTTGCATTGGCGGGGACGGGACGATCTTAAAATCTATCAATTACATTAGAAACCTAAACATTCCAATTGTCGGGATCAACACCGGGAGATTAGGCTTTCTTGCTACTATTCAAAAAGAACAAATTGAAAGCACGCTGGTGGACATACTTGAAAAGAAATTCAGTCTTTCTCCCAGGTCTGTTTTAACTATAGAAACAAATCCAAAAAGTTATGATCCTGTATTTTCTCATATTGCTTTGAATGAAATTGCAGTAAGCAGAAAAAACACCACTTCCATGATCACCGTAGACACCTGGCTGGATGACCAGTACCTCACCTCGTATTGGGCAGACGGATTAATAATCTCAACTCCCACAGGTTCTACAGGTTACTCCCTAAGTTGCGGCGGACCGGTTATCACACCAGATGCAGATTCCCTGGTGATCACACCCATTGCACCGCATAACCTGAACGCACGACCTCTGGTTATAAAAGATCACACCAGTATAAAATTAAAAGTTTCAGGAAGAGGAAAAGAACATTTGGTTTCTATGGATTCTCGAATTGCCACTCTTGAAAATGACACTGAGATCATTATTAAAAAAGCACCCTACACCATAAATTTCGTAGAATTACAGGGAGACAGCTTTCTTAACACCCTTAGAAAAAAACTTCTATGGGGAGAAGACAAGCGTAATTAA